The following coding sequences lie in one Xyrauchen texanus isolate HMW12.3.18 chromosome 25, RBS_HiC_50CHRs, whole genome shotgun sequence genomic window:
- the znf362b gene encoding zinc finger protein 362b → MAEPRFNNPYFWPPPPSMPSQLDNLVLIDKIKEQLMAEKIRPPHLPPTTVSSQQTLLVASLPSEGGQNFMSIHKLQQMPGLQAHNSSQPDIALQTRPASSTISELNIDDKSTVKAKGLWEDWHMRQAVEQANRVNHRSGLALSSRTDSHNTSEAITPTTPTSSSQNRLGGAPSLNTISGLASGPGIEPVKSGGLVGMLGPHPKAPRGRKKIKAENNTGPLLVLPYPLLASGPDQAVTIAKEGKTYRCKVCPLTFFNKSEMQIHSKSHTEAKPHKCPHCSKSFANASYLAQHLRIHLGIKPYHCSYCENSFRQLSHLQQHTRIHTGDRPYKCAHPGCEKSFTQLSNLQSHQRQHNKDKPFKCPNCYRAYMDSSSLQIHLSAHAVKNAKSYCCSMCGRAYTSETYLMKHMSKHTVVEHLVSHRSPQTTESPSIPIRISLI, encoded by the exons ATGGCAGAGCCTCGATTCAATAATCCATATTTCTGGCCACCACCACCCTCTATGCCTTCTCAA CTGGATAACCTGGTGCTTATCGACAAGATCAAAGAGCAGCTGATGGCAGAAAAGATACGACCTCCGCATTTGCCACCCACTACTGTCTCCTCTCAGCAGACCCTGCTCGTGGCCTCATTGCCATCAGAAGGTGGGCAAAATTTTATGTCCATCCACAAACTGCAGCAGATGCCTGGTCTTCAGGCCCACAACTCCTCTCAGCCTGACATTGCCCTGCAAACTCGCCCAGCATCCAGCACCATTTCAG AGCTGAACATAGATGACAAGTCTACAGTAAAGGCAAAGGGGTTATGGGAAGACTGGCATATGCGACAAGCAGTGGAGCAAGCCAACAGAGTGAACCATCGCTCAG GTCTTGCACTGTCATCCCGCACAGACAGCCACAACACCTCTGAAGCGATAACACCCACCACCCCAACATCCAGCAGTCAGAATCGCTTGGGTGGTGCACCTTCTTTAAACACTATTTCCGGCCTGGCCAGCGGCCCTGGCATTGAGCCGGTTAAAAGTGGAGGCCTGGTGGGGATGCTGGGACCTCATCCTAAAGCTCCACGTGGTCGCAAGAAGATTAAAGCAGAGAACAATACTGGCCCCTTGCTGGTGCTGCCATACCCTCTGCTGGCCTCAGGCCCTGACCAGGCAGTTACTATCGCCAAAGAGGGAAAAACATACAG GTGTAAAGTGTGTCCGCTCACTTTCTTCAACAAGTCGGAGATGCAGATTCATTCCAAGTCCCACACGGAGGCCAAACCCCATAAGTGCCCTCATTGTTCCAAGTCCTTCGCCAATGCCTCGTACCTAGCACAACACTTACGTATTCACTTAGGCATCAAGCCTTACCATTGCTCCTATTGTGAGAACTCCTTCCGCCAGCTATCACACCTCCAACAGCATACCAG GATTCATACTGGCGATAGACCATATAAATGTGCCCATCCTGGATGTGAAAAGTCATTCACACAACTCTCAAACCTACAG TCTCACCAGAGACAACATAACAAAGACAAGCCATTCAAATGTCCGAACTGCTATCGGGCCTACATGGACTCATCCTCCTTACAGATTCATCTCTCCGCACATGCCGTCAAAAATGCTAAATCTTACTGTTGCAGCATGTGTGGTCGTGCATACACCTCA GAGACATACCTTATGAAGCACATGTCCAAACACACCGTGGTTGAGCATCTTGTCAGTCACCGTTCCCCACAGACAACCGAATCTCCAAGCATCCCCATACGTATTTCACTTATTTGA
- the ccdc30 gene encoding coiled-coil domain-containing protein 30 isoform X1, which produces MEQREEKVLEEIMLRLHSDGLSPQSSAEERERHLWHLLQCSEGSLTAATEDLHTLRTQQASEMREVENYVEHIRNMLEERESLTAEYERDNEQLRTELALMKHQQDSQCKELVEMLEQEGLAEISQSSASEQVAYLLVERVTLLERLEAAERKLDTQTLTGNLREVHLQEELDHIRHTLEEELRQQKENMNKESSSVQSPWRKFFGVRKATLRAQNLVPADSEELNREHTELQRLERDLEEASSRLAMAHKEIRHLTDELDLARKVQNLCVPDLQKTGEEVEQLKQEVDKLRQCDMVELQKAKEHNERLDGEIRVLRDRVRTLDTEKRTLLELVEQLKMHSNQGIKVTFEHNKMHSSQAVGSNISHDQSPTDEDEILHKRCRRESEDKDSRLRELERRLQKQQQEHEELVERNEELEALLGEAQNAAKEEQERHECEVEGLQRKIESIEEELNKRNTQKIVKKDEDWFKETDSELKESIQERLKFLEGRLVEEKCWRKQLEVDLSVSKSALKKEKEVMHRDHEELKRLRVEVQRLEGECQQGKTLNKNLTQIKGEKGILEEKVAQLERVQTRLQDNLTLQTENSRAEEELRESRGQMAELKTVVEKLRTELTRLEKEHCTLRDELMEKRGLVMKLQRELSERAHERLQTDGEKERLSLELLHVKQQLQNAREQISRPSIEHTANHKPSSEDEGLCQLACVKSEISKLHSTLEEERQLTSQHQLALQAQISEVQARAKAQDSLLQQKGEESKQLRQDLQRTQNLFTSAERELRYEREKNLDLKRHNALLDQEKIKLCAELKRSQAKVAQLEGSTAGQVVELAKLQQRARDLELEVVKSGQNKQTNSSLMEELNAERAHVIATDKKVVELQQQLKNTLHQLRLEQARAGESSKLERDTRDMSDNLSAFRAKLQEEQLQRKLLEQKDEELQQQVRSLRTKEATLTRTNSELSHRTQELETRLKVLDSEFNTAKEEQRINQKSCHRLEEQLLSSQHESERLQEELKQVIQQLDSNIRKYNEKQSQHKTKLHRAKQMFTKTVTQHKHRIQKLENDLALATSLSEKEKDWIRTVTEENEQLLLERRELMQRISEAEEMGNNGLRTATSVQQRVKFLEMENKQLQEKTLTLANQIGILDRALRNLQSLCTVEEVKKMFPSGAHPDGLLRTSTPSPKPGLCDSWGILDAIRKVKECESGMKSLEISSPVHVSQSSELGYLNVTSSVAPNTRLEQEESLSATSDET; this is translated from the exons ACTCCCAGTGTAAGGAGCTGGTGGAGATGCTGGAGCAGGAGGGTCTAGCAGAAATCAGTCAGAGCAGTGCCAGTGAGCAGGTGGCCTATCTGCTGGTGGAGAGAGTCACTCTGCTGGAAAGACTGGAGGCTGCCGAGAGGAAGCTGGACACGCAGACCCTCACTGGCAACCTCAGAGAGGTGCATCTACAG GAGGAGTTAGATCATATTCGTCACACACTGGAAGAGGAACTCAGGCAGCAAAAGGAAAATATGAATAAG GAGTCATCATCAGTTCAAAGTCCTTGGAGGAAGTTTTTTGGTGTGCGCAAGGCTACACTAAGAGCACAGAACCTTGTTCCT GCCGACAGTGAGGAACTCAATAGAGAGCACACAGAGCTGCAGAGGTTGGAGAGGGATCTGGAAGAGGCCTCCAGTCGTCTTGCAATGGCACATAAAGAGATTCGCCATCTGACTGACGAGCTGGATCTGGCTCGTAAAGTCCAGAACTTGTGTG TACCTGACCTGCAGAAAACTGGGGAGGAAGTGGAGCAGTTAAAACAGGAAGTGGACAAACTCAGACAGTGTG ATATGGTGGAGCTGCAGAAGGCAAAGGAACACAATGAAAGACTGGATGGTGAGATCAGAGTGCTGAGGGATAGAGTTCGCACCTTAGACACAGAGAAGAGAACACTTCTTGAACTg GTTGAACAGTTGAAGATGCACTCAAATCAAGGAATAAAAGTGACATTTGAGCATAATAAAATGCACTCTTCACAG GCTGTTGGGAGTAATATCAGTCATGATCAATCACCAACTGATGAGGACGAGATACTCCACAAAAG GTGTCGGAGGGAGTCTGAAGATAAGGACAGTCGCCTGCGAGAGCTAGAGAGGAGGTTGCAGAAGCAACAGCAGGAGCATGAGGAGCTTGTGGAGAGGAATGAAGAGCTGGAGGCGCTGCTGGGGGAGGCGCAGAATGCAGCTAAAGAGGAGCAGGAGCGGCACGAGTGTGAGGTGGAGGGGTTACAGAGAAAA ATTGAAAGTATTGAGGAAGAGCTGAATAAGAGAAACACTCAAAAAATTGTTAAGAAAGATGAAGATTGGTTTAAAGAGACTGATTCTGAG CTCAAAGAAAGCATTCAAGAGAGACTTAAGTTCCTTGAGGGCCGTCTTGTTGAGGAGAAATGTTGGAGAAAACAGCTGGAGGTGGACTTATCTGTATCCAAGTCTGCTTTAAAAAAGGAGAAAGAG GTCATGCACAGAGACCATGAGGAGCTGAAGAGGTTACGTGTAGAGGTTCAGAGACTGGAGGGAGAATGTCAACAAGGGAAGACACTTAACAAGAACCTCACACAGATTAAAGGAGAAAAGGGAATTTTGGAAGAAAAG GTGGCTCAGTTGGAGCGTGTTCAGACCCGACTCCAGGACAACCTGACTCTTCAGACAGAGAACAGCCGGGCTGaagaggagctgagagagagtaGGGGGCAGATGGCAGAGCTTAAGACAGTGGTGGAAAAGCTGAGAACAGAATTGACACGACTGGAGAAGGAACATTGCACTCTAAG GGATGAGCTGATGGAGAAGCGTGGGCTTGTGATGAAGCTACAGAGGGAGCTCAGTGAGAGAGCCCATGAAAGGCTTCAGACTGATGGGGAGAAGGAGAGACTCAGTTTGGAGCTCCTGCATGTAAAACAGCAGCTCCAGAATGCCAGAGAGCAGATATCCAGACCATCAATAGAGCACACGGCCAACCACAAACCTTCTTCAGAGGATGAGGGGCTTTGTCAG CTGGCTTGTGTAAAGTCAGAGATAAGTAAGCTACACTCTACCCTGGAGGAGGAGAGACAGCTGACTAGCCAACACCAGCTTGCCCTGCAAGCTCAGATCAGTGAAGTTCAAGCCCGGGCTAAG GCTCAAGACTCACTCCTGCAGCAGAAGGGAGAGGAGAGCAAACAGCTGAGGCAGGACCTGCAGAGAACCCAGAACCTCTTCACCTCTGCTGAGCGTGAGCTTCgctatgagagagagaaaaatctaGACCTTAAGAGGCACAATGCACTCCTAGATCAAGAGAAGATCAAG ctaTGTGCAGAGTTGAAGCGGTCCCAGGCCAAAGTAGCCCAGCTGGAGGGAAGTACAGCAGGGCAGGTGGTAGAGCTGGCGAAACTACAGCAGAGGGCCAGAGATCTGGAACTGGAGGTGGTTAAAAGCGGTCAGAACAAACAGACTAACAGCAGCTTGATGGAGGAGCTGAATGCAGAAAGGGCACACGTGATTGCTACAGACAAGAAG GTTGTAGAACTGCAGCAGCAGCTGAAGAACACTCTGCACCAACTGCGTCTGGAGCAGGCCAGAGCAGGAGAGTCCAGCAAACTGGAGAGAGACACAAGAGACATGTCTGATAACCTGTCTGCCTTCAGAGCCAAACTGCAAGAGGAGCAACTCCAGAG GAAATTACTCGAGCAGAAAGATGAAGAACTCCAACAGCAAGTGCGTTCATTGCGGACGAAGGAGGCAACTCTGACACGCACCAACTCGGAGTTGTCTCACCGCACACAGGAGCTGGAGACACGACTGAAGGTGCTGGACAGTGAATTCAACACGGCCAAAGAGGAG CAGAGAATTAATCAAAAGAGCTGCCACAGGCTGGAGGAGCAGCTCCTGTCATCCCAGCATGAGTCTGAAAGACTGCAAGAGGAATTGAAGCAAGTCATTCAACAACTCGACTCTAACATCAG GAAATACAATGAGAAACAGTCTCAGCACAAAACCAAGTTGCATAGAGCCAAACAGATGTTCACGAAGACAGTAACTCAACACAAGCACAGGATCCAGAAGCTGGAGAATGATCTGGCTCTTGCCACAAGTCTTTCAGAGAAA GAGAAGGACTGGATTAGGACTGTGACGGAAGAAAATGAACAGCTTCTCCTGGAAAGACGAGAGCTTATGCAGAGAATAAGTGAGGCAGAGGAGATGGGAAATAATGGACTGAGAACAGCCACTTCAGTCCAGCAGAG ggttaAATTCTTAGAGATGGAGAATAAACAGCTGCAGGAAAAAACCCTCACACTGGCCAATCAAATAGGAATTCTAGACCGTGCTTTGAGAAACCTTCAGTCGCTGTGTACGGTTGAG GAGGTCAAAAAAATGTTTCCTTCTGGAGCTCATCCTGATGGCCTGTTGCGGACATCAACTCCCAG TCCAAAGCCTGGACTCTGTGACTCTTGGGGAATATTGGATGCCATTCGCAAAGTCAAAGAGTGTGAGTCTGGAATGAAGAGCCTGGAGATCTCTTCGCCTGTGCATGTTTCACAGTCCTCTGAGTTAGGATACCTGAATGTGACCTCCTCTGTGGCTCCCAACACCAGATTAGAGCAGGAAGAGAGTCTCAGTGCCACCAGTGATGAAACATAA
- the ccdc30 gene encoding coiled-coil domain-containing protein 30 isoform X2, whose amino-acid sequence MEQREEKVLEEIMLRLHSDGLSPQSSAEERERHLWHLLQCSEGSLTAATEDLHTLRTQQASEMREVENYVEHIRNMLEERESLTAEYERDNEQLRTELALMKHQQDSQCKELVEMLEQEGLAEISQSSASEQVAYLLVERVTLLERLEAAERKLDTQTLTGNLREVHLQEELDHIRHTLEEELRQQKENMNKADSEELNREHTELQRLERDLEEASSRLAMAHKEIRHLTDELDLARKVQNLCVPDLQKTGEEVEQLKQEVDKLRQCDMVELQKAKEHNERLDGEIRVLRDRVRTLDTEKRTLLELVEQLKMHSNQGIKVTFEHNKMHSSQAVGSNISHDQSPTDEDEILHKRCRRESEDKDSRLRELERRLQKQQQEHEELVERNEELEALLGEAQNAAKEEQERHECEVEGLQRKIESIEEELNKRNTQKIVKKDEDWFKETDSELKESIQERLKFLEGRLVEEKCWRKQLEVDLSVSKSALKKEKEVMHRDHEELKRLRVEVQRLEGECQQGKTLNKNLTQIKGEKGILEEKVAQLERVQTRLQDNLTLQTENSRAEEELRESRGQMAELKTVVEKLRTELTRLEKEHCTLRDELMEKRGLVMKLQRELSERAHERLQTDGEKERLSLELLHVKQQLQNAREQISRPSIEHTANHKPSSEDEGLCQLACVKSEISKLHSTLEEERQLTSQHQLALQAQISEVQARAKAQDSLLQQKGEESKQLRQDLQRTQNLFTSAERELRYEREKNLDLKRHNALLDQEKIKLCAELKRSQAKVAQLEGSTAGQVVELAKLQQRARDLELEVVKSGQNKQTNSSLMEELNAERAHVIATDKKVVELQQQLKNTLHQLRLEQARAGESSKLERDTRDMSDNLSAFRAKLQEEQLQRKLLEQKDEELQQQVRSLRTKEATLTRTNSELSHRTQELETRLKVLDSEFNTAKEEQRINQKSCHRLEEQLLSSQHESERLQEELKQVIQQLDSNIRKYNEKQSQHKTKLHRAKQMFTKTVTQHKHRIQKLENDLALATSLSEKEKDWIRTVTEENEQLLLERRELMQRISEAEEMGNNGLRTATSVQQRVKFLEMENKQLQEKTLTLANQIGILDRALRNLQSLCTVEEVKKMFPSGAHPDGLLRTSTPSPKPGLCDSWGILDAIRKVKECESGMKSLEISSPVHVSQSSELGYLNVTSSVAPNTRLEQEESLSATSDET is encoded by the exons ACTCCCAGTGTAAGGAGCTGGTGGAGATGCTGGAGCAGGAGGGTCTAGCAGAAATCAGTCAGAGCAGTGCCAGTGAGCAGGTGGCCTATCTGCTGGTGGAGAGAGTCACTCTGCTGGAAAGACTGGAGGCTGCCGAGAGGAAGCTGGACACGCAGACCCTCACTGGCAACCTCAGAGAGGTGCATCTACAG GAGGAGTTAGATCATATTCGTCACACACTGGAAGAGGAACTCAGGCAGCAAAAGGAAAATATGAATAAG GCCGACAGTGAGGAACTCAATAGAGAGCACACAGAGCTGCAGAGGTTGGAGAGGGATCTGGAAGAGGCCTCCAGTCGTCTTGCAATGGCACATAAAGAGATTCGCCATCTGACTGACGAGCTGGATCTGGCTCGTAAAGTCCAGAACTTGTGTG TACCTGACCTGCAGAAAACTGGGGAGGAAGTGGAGCAGTTAAAACAGGAAGTGGACAAACTCAGACAGTGTG ATATGGTGGAGCTGCAGAAGGCAAAGGAACACAATGAAAGACTGGATGGTGAGATCAGAGTGCTGAGGGATAGAGTTCGCACCTTAGACACAGAGAAGAGAACACTTCTTGAACTg GTTGAACAGTTGAAGATGCACTCAAATCAAGGAATAAAAGTGACATTTGAGCATAATAAAATGCACTCTTCACAG GCTGTTGGGAGTAATATCAGTCATGATCAATCACCAACTGATGAGGACGAGATACTCCACAAAAG GTGTCGGAGGGAGTCTGAAGATAAGGACAGTCGCCTGCGAGAGCTAGAGAGGAGGTTGCAGAAGCAACAGCAGGAGCATGAGGAGCTTGTGGAGAGGAATGAAGAGCTGGAGGCGCTGCTGGGGGAGGCGCAGAATGCAGCTAAAGAGGAGCAGGAGCGGCACGAGTGTGAGGTGGAGGGGTTACAGAGAAAA ATTGAAAGTATTGAGGAAGAGCTGAATAAGAGAAACACTCAAAAAATTGTTAAGAAAGATGAAGATTGGTTTAAAGAGACTGATTCTGAG CTCAAAGAAAGCATTCAAGAGAGACTTAAGTTCCTTGAGGGCCGTCTTGTTGAGGAGAAATGTTGGAGAAAACAGCTGGAGGTGGACTTATCTGTATCCAAGTCTGCTTTAAAAAAGGAGAAAGAG GTCATGCACAGAGACCATGAGGAGCTGAAGAGGTTACGTGTAGAGGTTCAGAGACTGGAGGGAGAATGTCAACAAGGGAAGACACTTAACAAGAACCTCACACAGATTAAAGGAGAAAAGGGAATTTTGGAAGAAAAG GTGGCTCAGTTGGAGCGTGTTCAGACCCGACTCCAGGACAACCTGACTCTTCAGACAGAGAACAGCCGGGCTGaagaggagctgagagagagtaGGGGGCAGATGGCAGAGCTTAAGACAGTGGTGGAAAAGCTGAGAACAGAATTGACACGACTGGAGAAGGAACATTGCACTCTAAG GGATGAGCTGATGGAGAAGCGTGGGCTTGTGATGAAGCTACAGAGGGAGCTCAGTGAGAGAGCCCATGAAAGGCTTCAGACTGATGGGGAGAAGGAGAGACTCAGTTTGGAGCTCCTGCATGTAAAACAGCAGCTCCAGAATGCCAGAGAGCAGATATCCAGACCATCAATAGAGCACACGGCCAACCACAAACCTTCTTCAGAGGATGAGGGGCTTTGTCAG CTGGCTTGTGTAAAGTCAGAGATAAGTAAGCTACACTCTACCCTGGAGGAGGAGAGACAGCTGACTAGCCAACACCAGCTTGCCCTGCAAGCTCAGATCAGTGAAGTTCAAGCCCGGGCTAAG GCTCAAGACTCACTCCTGCAGCAGAAGGGAGAGGAGAGCAAACAGCTGAGGCAGGACCTGCAGAGAACCCAGAACCTCTTCACCTCTGCTGAGCGTGAGCTTCgctatgagagagagaaaaatctaGACCTTAAGAGGCACAATGCACTCCTAGATCAAGAGAAGATCAAG ctaTGTGCAGAGTTGAAGCGGTCCCAGGCCAAAGTAGCCCAGCTGGAGGGAAGTACAGCAGGGCAGGTGGTAGAGCTGGCGAAACTACAGCAGAGGGCCAGAGATCTGGAACTGGAGGTGGTTAAAAGCGGTCAGAACAAACAGACTAACAGCAGCTTGATGGAGGAGCTGAATGCAGAAAGGGCACACGTGATTGCTACAGACAAGAAG GTTGTAGAACTGCAGCAGCAGCTGAAGAACACTCTGCACCAACTGCGTCTGGAGCAGGCCAGAGCAGGAGAGTCCAGCAAACTGGAGAGAGACACAAGAGACATGTCTGATAACCTGTCTGCCTTCAGAGCCAAACTGCAAGAGGAGCAACTCCAGAG GAAATTACTCGAGCAGAAAGATGAAGAACTCCAACAGCAAGTGCGTTCATTGCGGACGAAGGAGGCAACTCTGACACGCACCAACTCGGAGTTGTCTCACCGCACACAGGAGCTGGAGACACGACTGAAGGTGCTGGACAGTGAATTCAACACGGCCAAAGAGGAG CAGAGAATTAATCAAAAGAGCTGCCACAGGCTGGAGGAGCAGCTCCTGTCATCCCAGCATGAGTCTGAAAGACTGCAAGAGGAATTGAAGCAAGTCATTCAACAACTCGACTCTAACATCAG GAAATACAATGAGAAACAGTCTCAGCACAAAACCAAGTTGCATAGAGCCAAACAGATGTTCACGAAGACAGTAACTCAACACAAGCACAGGATCCAGAAGCTGGAGAATGATCTGGCTCTTGCCACAAGTCTTTCAGAGAAA GAGAAGGACTGGATTAGGACTGTGACGGAAGAAAATGAACAGCTTCTCCTGGAAAGACGAGAGCTTATGCAGAGAATAAGTGAGGCAGAGGAGATGGGAAATAATGGACTGAGAACAGCCACTTCAGTCCAGCAGAG ggttaAATTCTTAGAGATGGAGAATAAACAGCTGCAGGAAAAAACCCTCACACTGGCCAATCAAATAGGAATTCTAGACCGTGCTTTGAGAAACCTTCAGTCGCTGTGTACGGTTGAG GAGGTCAAAAAAATGTTTCCTTCTGGAGCTCATCCTGATGGCCTGTTGCGGACATCAACTCCCAG TCCAAAGCCTGGACTCTGTGACTCTTGGGGAATATTGGATGCCATTCGCAAAGTCAAAGAGTGTGAGTCTGGAATGAAGAGCCTGGAGATCTCTTCGCCTGTGCATGTTTCACAGTCCTCTGAGTTAGGATACCTGAATGTGACCTCCTCTGTGGCTCCCAACACCAGATTAGAGCAGGAAGAGAGTCTCAGTGCCACCAGTGATGAAACATAA